A stretch of the Nicotiana tabacum cultivar K326 chromosome 6, ASM71507v2, whole genome shotgun sequence genome encodes the following:
- the LOC107805345 gene encoding transcription factor bHLH130, with product MYGNSPANTKTKEGLVLKKREELLNMESEYKNSTTTSGLLRFSSAPTSFLANFSDKVVKNGNYKNGLGSKLNLGSSLGLNNSQLPPPYPRQNSMDKGYKVVSSMEMDHQRQNKLGSNLMRQNSSPAGLFSHLNSQNGCGVGGYRRVNGGNGDTVSPSSLGMLSRTNEVENESSSITTSLDDDKSGNGNSETQYYNSGLPFASWSEASHFQESFTGHKREMLDSEEKLFANSQIGQLGNQPPILSHHLSLPKTPAEIAAMEKLFQLQETVPCKVRAKRGFATHPRSIAERVRRTRISERMRKLQELVPNMDKQTNTADMLDLAVDYIKDLQKQYKTLTDCRANCKCAAMQKPVSNQRV from the exons ATGTATGGTAATTCCCCTGCAAATACCAAAACTAAAGAAGGGTTAGTTTTAAAGAAGAGAGAAGAGCTATTAAACATGGAGTCAGAGTATAAAAACAGTACAACTACTTCTGGATTATTAAGGTTTAGTTCAGCTCCAACTTCTTTTCTAGCAAATTTCTCTGATAAAGTTGTCAAGAATGGGAATTATAAGAATGGGTTGGGTTCAAAATTGAATCTTGGTAGCAGTCTTGGTTTGAATAATTCACAGCTGCCACCTCCATATCCAAGGCAAAATTCAATGGATAAAGGGTATAAGGTTGTGAGTTCAATGGAAATGGATCATCAAAGGCAAAATAAATTGGGATCAAATCTTATGAGACAAAACAGTTCCCCTGCTGGCTTATTCTCTCACCTCAATTCTCAAAATG GTTGTGGTGTTGGAGGTTATAGAAGGGTAAATGGTGGCAATGGAGATACAGTTTCACCTTCTTCCTTGGGGATGTTGTCTCGAACCAACGAGGTCGAGAATGAGAGCAGCAGCATTACCACTAGCCTTGATGATGACAAGTCTGGAAATGGAAACTCAGAAACTCAATATTACAATTCTGGATTACCATTTGCCTCTTGGAGTGAGGCATCACATTTTCAGGAGTCCTTCACTGGCCACAAAAGGGAGATGCTGGATAGTGAAGAGAAGTTATTTGCTAATTCTCAG ATTGGACAACTTGGGAATCAGCCTCCAATTTTGTCACACCACTTAAGTTTACCAAAGACACCAGCTGAAATAGCTGCAATGGAGAAGTTATTCCAACTCCAAGAGACCGTTCCGTGTAAAGTCCGTGCCAAACGTGGTTTTGCTACTCATCCACGGAGCATTGCCGAGAGG GTAAGAAGAACTCGAATTAGTGAAAGAATGAGGAAACTGCAGGAACTTGTCCCAAACATGGACAAG CAAACTAACACAGCAGACATGTTAGATTTGGCTGTTGATTACATTAAAGACCTCCAAAAACAGTACAAG ACTCTTACAGACTGTAGGGCAAACTGCAAATGTGCAGCTATGCAGAAGCCAGTATCCAATCAAAGGGTTTGA